The following are encoded in a window of Dehalococcoidia bacterium genomic DNA:
- a CDS encoding dodecin encodes MAGHIYRKTEVVGTSQAGINEAIQAAVNRAAQTLKGLDWFEVEEIRGTIVDGRVNEYQVTVKIGFRLMSEDELRA; translated from the coding sequence TTGGCAGGACACATCTATCGCAAGACGGAGGTAGTCGGCACTTCGCAGGCCGGCATCAACGAGGCGATCCAGGCGGCCGTGAACCGCGCCGCACAAACCCTGAAGGGCCTCGACTGGTTCGAGGTCGAGGAAATCCGTGGCACCATCGTCGATGGCCGCGTGAACGAGTACCAGGTCACTGTCAAGATCGGTTTTCGCCTCATGAGCGAGGACGAGCTCAGGGCATAG